A region from the Martelella sp. AD-3 genome encodes:
- a CDS encoding AAA family ATPase has product MDRIFIMGNGGSGKTWLATQLAHGLQYSAHHLDDFHWMPNFAGERPRDERDRLVARAVDSSSWVMEGIYGSIIRQVLPRVTTLIWLDISDDECISNLLQRGQTGDGTEEQFEELLEYTRGYRLRKNHLNSFDAHERFFEEHPLQKLRLCSRSEVGAFLRSLEGGAKRTSEGALR; this is encoded by the coding sequence ATGGACAGAATTTTCATCATGGGGAACGGCGGAAGTGGCAAGACGTGGCTGGCCACCCAGCTGGCCCACGGGCTGCAATACTCAGCCCATCACCTTGACGACTTCCATTGGATGCCGAATTTTGCCGGCGAGCGTCCGCGCGACGAGCGTGACCGATTGGTGGCCCGAGCTGTGGACAGCAGTTCTTGGGTCATGGAGGGCATTTACGGTTCGATCATCCGGCAAGTGCTTCCACGTGTGACAACGCTGATTTGGCTCGATATCTCCGACGATGAGTGCATTTCCAACCTCCTGCAACGAGGCCAAACGGGTGATGGAACTGAGGAGCAGTTCGAGGAACTGTTGGAATATACGCGCGGCTACCGTCTTCGGAAGAACCACCTGAATTCCTTCGATGCCCACGAGCGCTTTTTTGAGGAGCATCCGTTGCAGAAGTTGAGGCTGTGCAGCCGCTCGGAGGTTGGGGCCTTCTTGCGGTCGTTGGAGGGAGGGGCGAAGCGGACATCCGAAGGGGCTTTGCGATAA
- a CDS encoding ArdC family protein, with the protein MSVTRENTGPDIYQLVTDRIIQAIEAGTPPWQKPWTGGAGFAGFPRRSNGEFYKGINVVILLCIAAENGYRSSYWLTYKQAKVMDAQVRRGEKSAPVVKYGTFEVDDPDRGETVVRPYARGYRVFNADQIDGLPNYFYGADPDEPRDLGTEPNVELDRFFAATGIEIRTTDEPQAFYHLLDDYVHMPPIATFHSASGYYASLAHEMIHATSHKRRLDRDQRFTRKSELAFEELCAEIGSAMLCVSLGLVPDFEQSAAYVESWLRSLKDDKKFIFRAASEAQKAVDWMHAQRAQNEDEGETSIGSIAA; encoded by the coding sequence ATGAGCGTGACCAGAGAAAACACCGGACCCGATATCTATCAACTCGTTACTGATAGGATTATCCAGGCAATCGAGGCAGGTACTCCGCCCTGGCAGAAGCCGTGGACGGGTGGCGCCGGCTTTGCGGGCTTCCCGCGCCGCTCAAACGGGGAGTTCTATAAAGGCATCAATGTTGTCATCCTGTTGTGCATCGCTGCCGAAAATGGATACAGATCGAGCTATTGGCTGACCTACAAACAGGCAAAGGTCATGGACGCCCAGGTTCGCCGAGGTGAGAAGTCCGCTCCCGTTGTCAAATACGGCACGTTCGAAGTCGATGACCCCGATAGAGGCGAAACTGTCGTCCGGCCATATGCGCGTGGCTATCGCGTATTTAATGCCGATCAGATCGACGGTCTGCCGAATTACTTTTACGGCGCTGACCCGGACGAACCGCGCGATCTCGGCACAGAACCCAATGTGGAGCTGGATCGGTTCTTCGCCGCGACCGGTATCGAGATACGAACGACTGATGAACCTCAGGCGTTCTATCATCTTCTCGATGACTATGTGCACATGCCACCAATCGCAACGTTTCACTCAGCCAGCGGATACTATGCCAGTCTCGCTCATGAAATGATTCACGCGACCAGTCATAAACGCCGGCTTGATCGCGATCAGAGATTTACCCGCAAATCAGAGTTGGCCTTTGAGGAGCTTTGTGCCGAGATCGGTTCCGCCATGCTTTGCGTTTCACTCGGGCTGGTCCCTGATTTCGAACAGTCTGCGGCATATGTCGAGAGCTGGCTGCGATCACTGAAGGACGACAAGAAATTCATTTTCCGGGCCGCCAGCGAGGCGCAGAAGGCGGTCGATTGGATGCATGCGCAGCGGGCACAG